Proteins from a single region of Chelonoidis abingdonii isolate Lonesome George chromosome 20, CheloAbing_2.0, whole genome shotgun sequence:
- the SKA2 gene encoding spindle and kinetochore-associated protein 2 isoform X1: METAVTRLETMGPFCMGEGRQSCPETDPCSHLVESGKSSLGPFQKAESDLDYIQHKLEFEILKNLPDNPSAEENPVTLLEKLSVLKSRYKMLCAQLEEISKEQKESMGCIHATLENTMKMVQALQRHTDLELSPLSEEEQTAAQQLACKTVKITDPPLEEPLCSVSTVPIPDGEPQFKPVTKEMFMAIPRIIRSTVKLVDLNSFYRDLFNYFVPNGNRAALSVAQMNKMNMKATNSRLQILKELSIVEIDKQGNAKLIV; this comes from the exons ATGGAGACGGCGGTTACCAGGCTTGAGACCATG GGCCCCTTTTGTATGGGGGAAGGAAGGCAGAGCTGTCCTGAAACTGATCCGTGCTCTCATCTGGTTGAGAGTGGGAAAAGCTCACTTGGGCCG TTCCAGAAGGCAGAATCTGATCTGGATTACATTCAACACAAATTGGAGTTTGAAATATTGAAAAACCTTCCTGATAATCCATCAGCAGAG GAAAATCCAGTGACTCTCTTAGAGAAACTCTCAGTACTGAAGTCACGTTATAAAATGTTATGTGCGCAGCTGGAAGAAATTTCCAAAGAGCAAAAAGAGTCTATGGGGTGTATTCATGCTACTTTAGAAAACACTATGAAGATGGTGCAGGCACTACAGCGACACACTGATCTTGAG CTTTCACCTCTGTCTGAAGAAGAACAGACTGCAGCACAACAGTTAGCATGtaaaactgttaaaataacaGATCCACCACTGGAAGAG ccACTGTGTTCAGTGTCTACAGTTCCTATTCCAGATGGGG AACCACAATTCAAACCCGTGACTAAGGAGATGTTTATGGCTATACCAAGGATTATCAGAAGTACTGTTAAATTAGTGGACCTGAACAGCTTTTACAGGGACTTATTTAACTACTTTGTTCCAAATGGCAACAG AGCAGCATTGAGTGTTGCACAGATGAACAAGATGAATATGAAAGCCACCAATTCCAGGCTACAAATCCTGAAAGAACTTTCCATTGTAGAAATTGACAAACAAGGAAATGCTAAGTTAATTGTGTAA
- the SKA2 gene encoding spindle and kinetochore-associated protein 2 isoform X2 → METAVTRLETMFQKAESDLDYIQHKLEFEILKNLPDNPSAEENPVTLLEKLSVLKSRYKMLCAQLEEISKEQKESMGCIHATLENTMKMVQALQRHTDLELSPLSEEEQTAAQQLACKTVKITDPPLEEPLCSVSTVPIPDGEPQFKPVTKEMFMAIPRIIRSTVKLVDLNSFYRDLFNYFVPNGNRAALSVAQMNKMNMKATNSRLQILKELSIVEIDKQGNAKLIV, encoded by the exons ATGGAGACGGCGGTTACCAGGCTTGAGACCATG TTCCAGAAGGCAGAATCTGATCTGGATTACATTCAACACAAATTGGAGTTTGAAATATTGAAAAACCTTCCTGATAATCCATCAGCAGAG GAAAATCCAGTGACTCTCTTAGAGAAACTCTCAGTACTGAAGTCACGTTATAAAATGTTATGTGCGCAGCTGGAAGAAATTTCCAAAGAGCAAAAAGAGTCTATGGGGTGTATTCATGCTACTTTAGAAAACACTATGAAGATGGTGCAGGCACTACAGCGACACACTGATCTTGAG CTTTCACCTCTGTCTGAAGAAGAACAGACTGCAGCACAACAGTTAGCATGtaaaactgttaaaataacaGATCCACCACTGGAAGAG ccACTGTGTTCAGTGTCTACAGTTCCTATTCCAGATGGGG AACCACAATTCAAACCCGTGACTAAGGAGATGTTTATGGCTATACCAAGGATTATCAGAAGTACTGTTAAATTAGTGGACCTGAACAGCTTTTACAGGGACTTATTTAACTACTTTGTTCCAAATGGCAACAG AGCAGCATTGAGTGTTGCACAGATGAACAAGATGAATATGAAAGCCACCAATTCCAGGCTACAAATCCTGAAAGAACTTTCCATTGTAGAAATTGACAAACAAGGAAATGCTAAGTTAATTGTGTAA